The proteins below are encoded in one region of Rhododendron vialii isolate Sample 1 chromosome 7a, ASM3025357v1:
- the LOC131333064 gene encoding cytochrome P450 81Q32-like, which translates to MDIPYIFLLFIFTFFLAKHFLHRYKNLPPSPSPALPILGHLHLLKKPLPRTLSALSKTHGPILSLRFGSRPVLLVSSPSAAEECFTKNDVVFANRPKLLAGKHLGYNYTTLVWASYGQHWRNLRRLVSTEILSANRIQTFKTIRVDEVRRLLGRVYRNCSDGDFAAVEMKTVLFEMTLNNIMRMIAGKRYYGEKMADLEDETRKFKEMVTESFELSGGANIGDFFPVLNWVGLNGLVKRLKVLHQKRDKFMQDLIEEHRKQKKSENFRDQQTSKTMTDVLLSLQENEPEYYTDEIIRGLMQVMLITGSDTSAGTVEWALSLLLNNPDTLKKAYMEIKSRIGEQNRLLEESDLNELPYLHKIIKETLRMCPPTRLNAPRESSEECTVGGFRIPRGTMLLVNIWAIQNDSDLWPEPTKFKPERWGERDDDGFSFIPFGFGRRRCPGEGLAMRVIGLVLGSLIQCFEWERDGEEMVDMTEGSGLTAPKAQPLVAKCRPRRAMVNLLSQL; encoded by the exons atggACATCCCATACATCTTCCTCCTCTTCATCTTCACATTCTTCCTCGCCAAACACTTCCTCCACAGATACAAAAACCTCCCGCCAAGCCCTTCCCCCGCCCTCCCCATACTAGGCCACTTGCACCTCTTGAAAAAGCCGCTCCCCCGGACCCTATCCGCCCTCTCCAAAACCCACGGCCCGATCCTCTCCCTCCGATTCGGCTCCCGCCCGGTCCTCCTCGTCTCCTCCCCTTCCGCCGCCGAGGAATGTTTCAccaaaaacgacgtcgttttcgCCAACCGCCCCAAGCTGCTCGCCGGGAAGCACCTCGGGTACAACTACACCACCCTCGTGTGGGCCTCCTACGGCCAGCACTGGAGGAACCTGAGAAGACTCGTTTCAACCGAGATTCTGTCGGCCAACCGGATCCAAACGTTTAAAACGATTCGGGTCGACGAGGTCCGGCGGCTTCTGGGTCGGGTTTATCGGAACTGCTCGGACGGGGATTTCGCTGCGGTGGAGATGAAGACGGTGTTGTTTGAGATGACGCTCAATAATATCATGAGGATGATTGCTGGGAAGAGGTATTATGGGGAGAAAATGGCGGATTTGGAG GATGAAACAAGGAAGTTCAAGGAGATGGTGACCGAGAGTTTTGAATTGAGCGGGGGCGCGAATATAGGAGATTTCTTTCctgtcttgaatt GGGTTGGACTGAATGGGCTTGTTAAGAGGTTGAAGGTGTTGCACCAGAAGAGGGATAAGTTCATGCAAGATTTGATTGAAGAGCATAGGAAGCAGAAGAAGAGCGAGAATTTTCGCGATCAGCAGACGAGCAAGACGATGACTGACGTGCTGTTGTCGCTTCAGGAAAACGAACCGGAGTATTATACAGATGAAATTATCAGAGGATTGATGCAG GTTATGTTAATTACAGGGAGCGACACTTCAGCTGGGACAGTAGAATGGGCATTATCACTTCTACTGAACAATCCCGATACCCTCAAAAAGGCTTATATGGAAATCAAGAGTAGAATTGGTGAGCAAAATAGACTATTAGAAGAGTCGGACCTCAACGAGCTTCCTTACCTCCACAAAATCATAAAAGAGACACTCCGAATGTGCCCACCTACCCGTTTGAACGCACCCCGTGAATCATCCGAAGAATGCACCGTAGGTGGCTTTCGCATCCCACGTGGCACGATGCTGTTGGTGAACATCTGGGCCATACAAAATGATTCTGATCTTTGGCCCGAGCCCACGAAATTCAAGCCCGAAAGGTGGGGTGAAAGAGACGATGATGGGTTTTCGTTCATtccatttgggtttgggaggAGGAGGTGCCCTGGGGAAGGGTTGGCTATGAGAGTGATTGGTTTGGTGTTAGGATCCCTCATCCAGTGCTTTGAATGGGAGAGGGATGGGGAGGAGATGGTCGACATGACCGAGGGGTCGGGTCTCACTGCGCCCAAGGCTCAACCCTTGGTTGCGAAATGTAGGCCACGCCGTGCCATGGTGAATTTGCTTTCACAACTTTGA
- the LOC131333079 gene encoding cytochrome P450 81Q32-like isoform X2 — protein sequence MEIPYIFLLFIFFTYFLTKHLLQKHKNLPPSPFPSLPVIGHLHLLKKPLSRTLAALSKTHGPILLLRFGSRPVLIVSSPSAAEECFTKNDVVFANRPKLLAGKHVGHNYTTIIWSSYGQHLRNLRRIASTEILSANRIQMLKTIRFDEVRLLLGRLYRSSSDGDYIKVDMKSVLFEVTLNNMMRMIAGKRYYGDKMGGLEEETRKFKEMVTETFLLGGATNIGDFVPVLNWFGLNGLDKRLKVLQHKRDTFMQDLIEKHRRENESENDQQRSKTMVDVLLSLKKDEPECYTDEVISGIMQVMLIGGSDTSAGTMEWALSLLLNNPDILGKAYFEIEKHVGTQNRLIEESDLNELPYLNKIIKETLRMCPPNHLLLPHESSQECTIGGFRIPRGTMLLVNAWAIQNDPELWHEPNKFKPERWGDMDDARFSFIPFGFGRRGCPGEGLAMRVIGLGLASVIQCFEWEREGEEMVDMTEGTGVTTPKALPLVAKCRPRRAMVNLLSQLRE from the exons ATGGAGATTCCAtacatttttcttctcttcatcttcttcacaTACTTTCTCACCAAACACCTTCTCCAGAAACACAAAAACCTACCACCAAGCCCTTTCCCCTCCCTCCCAGTAATAGGCCACTTGCACCTCCTGAAAAAACCACTCTCCCGAACCTTAGCCGCCCTCTCCAAAACCCACGGCCCGATCCTCCTGCTCCGATTCGGCTCCCGCCCGGTCCTCATAGTCTCCTCCCCTTCCGCTGCCGAAGAATGCTTCAccaaaaacgacgtcgttttcgCCAACCGCCCTAAACTGCTCGCCGGAAAACACGTCGGGCACAACTACACCACCATCATATGGTCCTCCTACGGCCAGCACTTGCGGAATTTGAGACGAATCGCTTCAACTGAGATTTTGTCGGCGAACCGGATCCAGATGTTGAAGACCATTCGGTTCGATGAGGTCCGGTTGCTTCTGGGTCGGCTCTATAGAAGTTCCTCGGATGGGGATTATATTAAGGTGGACATGAAATCGGTGTTGTTCGAGGTGACGCTCAATAATATGATGAGGATGATTGCTGGAAAGAGATATTATGGGGATAAAATGGGAGGTTTGGAG GAAGAAACAAGGAAGTTTAAGGAGATGGTGACGGAGACTTTTCTGTTGGGCGGGGCGACGAATATCGGAGATTTCGTACCTGTCTTGAATTGGTTTGGGTTGAATGGGCTTGACAAGAGATTGAAGGTGTTGCAGCACAAGAGGGATACGTTTATGCAAGATTTGATTGAAAAGCATAGGAGAGAGAACGAGAGTGAGAATGATCAGCAGAGGAGTAAGACGATGGTCGATGTGCTGTTGTCGCTTAAGAAAGATGAACCCGAGTGTTACACAGATGAAGTTATCAGTGGAATCATGCag GTTATGTTAATAGGAGGGAGCGACACTTCGGCTGGAACTATGGAATGGGCTCTATCGTTGCTACTAAACAATCCAGATATCCTCGGAAAGGCATATTTCGAAATCGAAAAACACGTTGGGACTCAAAACAGACTGATTGAAGAGTCAGACCTCAACGAGCTTCCTTACCTCAACAAAATCATTAAAGAGACACTCCGAATGTGCCCACCAAACCATTTGCTCCTACCCCATGAATCATCCCAAGAATGCACCATAGGTGGCTTTCGCATCCCACGTGGCACAATGTTGTTGGTGAATGCCTGGGCCATACAGAATGATCCTGAGCTATGGCATGAGCCCAATAAATTCAAGCCCGAAAGGTGGGGCGATATGGATGATGCTAGATTCTCGTTCATtccatttgggtttgggaggAGGGGGTGCCCGGGGGAAGGGTTGGCTATGAGAGTGATTGGTTTGGGGTTAGCATCGGTAATTCAGTGCTTTGAatgggagagagaaggggaggaGATGGTGGACATGACCGAGGGGACAGGGGTCACAACACCCAAGGCTCTGCCCTTGGTCGCGAAATGTAGGCCACGCCGTGCTATGGTGAATCTGCTTTCTCAACTGCGCGAATGA
- the LOC131333079 gene encoding cytochrome P450 81Q32-like isoform X1 — MEIPYIFLLFIFFTYFLTKHLLQKHKNLPPSPFPSLPVIGHLHLLKKPLSRTLAALSKTHGPILLLRFGSRPVLIVSSPSAAEECFTKNDVVFANRPKLLAGKHVGHNYTTIIWSSYGQHLRNLRRIASTEILSANRIQMLKTIRFDEVRLLLGRLYRSSSDGDYIKVDMKSVLFEVTLNNMMRMIAGKRYYGDKMGGLEQQEETRKFKEMVTETFLLGGATNIGDFVPVLNWFGLNGLDKRLKVLQHKRDTFMQDLIEKHRRENESENDQQRSKTMVDVLLSLKKDEPECYTDEVISGIMQVMLIGGSDTSAGTMEWALSLLLNNPDILGKAYFEIEKHVGTQNRLIEESDLNELPYLNKIIKETLRMCPPNHLLLPHESSQECTIGGFRIPRGTMLLVNAWAIQNDPELWHEPNKFKPERWGDMDDARFSFIPFGFGRRGCPGEGLAMRVIGLGLASVIQCFEWEREGEEMVDMTEGTGVTTPKALPLVAKCRPRRAMVNLLSQLRE; from the exons ATGGAGATTCCAtacatttttcttctcttcatcttcttcacaTACTTTCTCACCAAACACCTTCTCCAGAAACACAAAAACCTACCACCAAGCCCTTTCCCCTCCCTCCCAGTAATAGGCCACTTGCACCTCCTGAAAAAACCACTCTCCCGAACCTTAGCCGCCCTCTCCAAAACCCACGGCCCGATCCTCCTGCTCCGATTCGGCTCCCGCCCGGTCCTCATAGTCTCCTCCCCTTCCGCTGCCGAAGAATGCTTCAccaaaaacgacgtcgttttcgCCAACCGCCCTAAACTGCTCGCCGGAAAACACGTCGGGCACAACTACACCACCATCATATGGTCCTCCTACGGCCAGCACTTGCGGAATTTGAGACGAATCGCTTCAACTGAGATTTTGTCGGCGAACCGGATCCAGATGTTGAAGACCATTCGGTTCGATGAGGTCCGGTTGCTTCTGGGTCGGCTCTATAGAAGTTCCTCGGATGGGGATTATATTAAGGTGGACATGAAATCGGTGTTGTTCGAGGTGACGCTCAATAATATGATGAGGATGATTGCTGGAAAGAGATATTATGGGGATAAAATGGGAGGTTTGGAG CAACAGGAAGAAACAAGGAAGTTTAAGGAGATGGTGACGGAGACTTTTCTGTTGGGCGGGGCGACGAATATCGGAGATTTCGTACCTGTCTTGAATTGGTTTGGGTTGAATGGGCTTGACAAGAGATTGAAGGTGTTGCAGCACAAGAGGGATACGTTTATGCAAGATTTGATTGAAAAGCATAGGAGAGAGAACGAGAGTGAGAATGATCAGCAGAGGAGTAAGACGATGGTCGATGTGCTGTTGTCGCTTAAGAAAGATGAACCCGAGTGTTACACAGATGAAGTTATCAGTGGAATCATGCag GTTATGTTAATAGGAGGGAGCGACACTTCGGCTGGAACTATGGAATGGGCTCTATCGTTGCTACTAAACAATCCAGATATCCTCGGAAAGGCATATTTCGAAATCGAAAAACACGTTGGGACTCAAAACAGACTGATTGAAGAGTCAGACCTCAACGAGCTTCCTTACCTCAACAAAATCATTAAAGAGACACTCCGAATGTGCCCACCAAACCATTTGCTCCTACCCCATGAATCATCCCAAGAATGCACCATAGGTGGCTTTCGCATCCCACGTGGCACAATGTTGTTGGTGAATGCCTGGGCCATACAGAATGATCCTGAGCTATGGCATGAGCCCAATAAATTCAAGCCCGAAAGGTGGGGCGATATGGATGATGCTAGATTCTCGTTCATtccatttgggtttgggaggAGGGGGTGCCCGGGGGAAGGGTTGGCTATGAGAGTGATTGGTTTGGGGTTAGCATCGGTAATTCAGTGCTTTGAatgggagagagaaggggaggaGATGGTGGACATGACCGAGGGGACAGGGGTCACAACACCCAAGGCTCTGCCCTTGGTCGCGAAATGTAGGCCACGCCGTGCTATGGTGAATCTGCTTTCTCAACTGCGCGAATGA